One Candidatus Effluviviaceae Genus I sp. DNA segment encodes these proteins:
- a CDS encoding HAD family hydrolase — translation MAGRPAVFLDRDGTITVERGHVTRPEDLELLAGAAEAIRALNEAGVLAVLVSNQSGVARGLMTEDDLSVVHSRLEGLLHERGARLDAAYYCPHFRGGSVERYTRDESCRKPAVGMVERAAREHGIDLSASYVIGDALTDIALAQRAGMLGVLVLTGKGETELRAAGERGIVVERTAGDLRAAVEWALADFRARRDGGAHAG, via the coding sequence ATGGCGGGTCGTCCCGCGGTCTTTCTCGACAGGGACGGTACCATCACGGTCGAGCGCGGGCACGTGACGCGGCCCGAGGACCTCGAGTTGCTCGCGGGCGCGGCCGAGGCGATCCGAGCCCTGAACGAGGCGGGTGTCCTCGCGGTGCTCGTCAGCAACCAGTCGGGCGTGGCGCGGGGGCTCATGACCGAAGACGATCTCTCGGTCGTTCACAGCAGACTCGAGGGCCTGCTGCATGAGCGCGGCGCGCGCCTGGACGCGGCGTACTACTGCCCGCACTTCCGCGGCGGCAGCGTGGAGCGATACACGCGGGATGAGTCGTGCAGGAAGCCCGCCGTCGGGATGGTCGAACGGGCGGCGAGGGAGCACGGGATCGACCTCTCGGCAAGCTACGTGATCGGCGACGCCCTGACGGACATCGCACTGGCGCAGCGCGCCGGGATGCTCGGCGTGCTCGTGCTGACGGGCAAGGGCGAGACGGAGCTGCGCGCGGCAGGCGAGCGCGGGATCGTCGTGGAGCGCACCGCCGGAGATCTGCGCGCGGCCGTGGAGTGGGCGCTCGCGGACTTTCGGGCGAGGAGGGATGGAGGCGCGCATGCCGGCTGA
- a CDS encoding DUF3108 domain-containing protein, whose protein sequence is MPAESRRSAAVIRAVLCVTAVLAALLRHVPTRVPDALASPYSAIGPSGQVAEPPFGAGERLTFEIKYGFVTAGTAVMSIPSIVRERGHPCYHIVSIAESNPVFAAFFTVRDVAESFLDVRRLVPLRFQKQIREGDFRSEDQVIFDRDRQVALYPRKGHVVPLSYEAQDILSSLYYVRMMDLRVGRSVYIENHADRKNYPLEIRVLREERVKVPAGAFDCIVVEPVMRTTGLFRHKGKLTVWLTKDPLHVPVLMKSKVAIGSISAVLTKLEPAVGRRVAG, encoded by the coding sequence ATGCCGGCTGAGAGCCGCCGGAGCGCGGCGGTCATCCGCGCGGTGCTCTGCGTCACCGCCGTCCTTGCGGCGCTGCTCCGGCACGTGCCGACCCGAGTCCCCGACGCGCTGGCATCCCCATACTCAGCGATCGGGCCGTCCGGCCAGGTCGCGGAGCCGCCGTTCGGAGCGGGGGAGAGGCTCACCTTCGAGATCAAGTACGGCTTCGTCACCGCCGGCACGGCCGTCATGAGCATCCCCTCGATCGTGAGGGAGCGCGGCCATCCGTGCTACCACATCGTGTCGATCGCCGAGTCGAATCCCGTCTTCGCGGCGTTCTTCACCGTCCGCGATGTGGCCGAGTCGTTCCTCGACGTCAGGCGGCTCGTGCCGCTCCGGTTCCAGAAGCAGATCAGGGAGGGCGACTTCCGTTCGGAAGACCAGGTGATCTTCGACCGAGACAGGCAGGTCGCGCTCTACCCCAGAAAGGGCCACGTCGTCCCCCTGTCGTACGAGGCGCAGGACATCCTCTCGTCGCTCTACTACGTCCGCATGATGGACCTCCGGGTCGGGAGGTCCGTGTACATCGAGAACCACGCGGACAGGAAGAACTACCCGCTCGAGATCCGCGTGCTGCGGGAGGAGCGCGTGAAGGTGCCGGCGGGCGCTTTCGACTGCATCGTCGTCGAGCCCGTCATGCGGACGACGGGCCTGTTCCGCCACAAGGGCAAGCTCACGGTGTGGCTCACGAAGGACCCCTTGCACGTCCCCGTGCTGATGAAGAGCAAGGTCGCGATCGGGTCCATCTCGGCCGTGCTCACGAAACTGGAGCCCGCCGTCGGTCGGCGGGTCGCGGGGTAG